Proteins from a single region of Amorphus orientalis:
- a CDS encoding DNA-binding protein: MQHANDNRPLADDLLKGADEIASFTGFDRRSIYYFAAKGGLPVFRVGSLICARKSTMLAWVSGQEEAAVRVAS, from the coding sequence ATGCAGCATGCAAACGACAACCGGCCACTCGCCGACGACCTTTTGAAGGGCGCTGACGAAATCGCCAGCTTCACAGGATTTGATCGTCGTTCGATCTATTACTTCGCAGCAAAGGGTGGCTTGCCCGTCTTCCGCGTCGGTTCCCTGATCTGCGCGCGGAAATCAACCATGCTCGCCTGGGTTTCTGGGCAAGAGGAGGCGGCTGTTCGGGTGGCTTCCTAA